Proteins from one Triticum aestivum cultivar Chinese Spring chromosome 7A, IWGSC CS RefSeq v2.1, whole genome shotgun sequence genomic window:
- the LOC123148235 gene encoding protein transport protein SFT2, protein MQAWFSGSGPSPSFSSSAASSQPPPSLLAEWNSYAAARSAEEDVGGGFGIDIEAAVRSANDRVTGTFGVVSKGVRGFPGSFQSSTSSVPSGKSLMYFGLFLASGIFLVFIAFTIFLPVMVIMPQKFAICFTMGCAFIIGSFFALKGPKNQLFHMISRERLPFTIGFVGSMFATIYVSMVLHSYILSVFFSCLQILALVYYAISYFPGGSAGMKFLSSTLVASVLRCFRR, encoded by the exons ATGCAGGCGTGGTTCTCCGGCTCCGGGCCCTCGCCCTCCTTCTCCTCGTCGGCGGCGTCTTCGCAGCCGCCGCCGTCTCTGCTCGCGGAATGGAACTCCTAcgccgccgcccgctccgccgAGGAGGACGTCGGCGGAGGATTCGGGATCGACATCGAGGCCGCCGTCCGCTCCGCCAACGACCGCGTCACCGGCACCTTCGGCGT GGTATCTAAAGGAGTTAGAGGGTTCCCTGGCAGCTTCCAGTCCTCAACAAGCAGTGTTCCATCTGGCAAATCTCTCATGTATTTCGGCCTTTTTCTTGCCAGCGGCATTTTCCTAGTTTTCATCGCGTTCACAATATTCCTGCCAGTCATGGTAATAATGCCTCAAAAGTTTGCGATCTGTTTCACTATGGGATGTGCCTTCATCATTGGATCTTTCTTTGCATTGAAAGGGCCCAAGAATCAGCTCTTTCATATGATTTCCAGAGAG AGGTTACCTTTCACCATTGGATTTGTTGGCAGCATGTTTGCTACCATCTATGTGTCAATGGTGCTCCATAGCTACATACTTTCTGTTTTCTTCTCTTGTCTTCAG ATCCTTGCGCTAGTATACTATGCCATCTCATACTTCCCTGGCGGGTCTGCTGGAATGAAGTTTCTGTCATCTACCCTTGTGGCCTCAGTGTTGAGATGCTTCAGGCGATGA
- the LOC123148234 gene encoding fructose-bisphosphate aldolase 5, cytosolic, with protein sequence MSAFVGKYAEELIKTAKYIATPGKGILAADESTGTIGKRLASINVENVEANRQALREMLFTAPGALEYLSGVILFEETLYQTAADGTPFVDILKAGNVVPGIKVDKGTVDIAGTVGETTTQGLDSLGARCAKYYEAGARFAKWRAVLKIGPGAEPSELAVKQNAEGLARYALICQENGLVPIVEPEILTDGPHDIKACAAATERVLAAVYKSLNDHKVLLEGTLLKPNMVTPGSDSPKVGAEVIAEYTVAALRRTVPPAVPGVVFLSGGQSEEQATQNLDAMNKLPVLKPWTLTFSFGRALQQSTIKKWAGKKENVADAQATFLARCKGNSEATLGKYGGAAAGGDAAASESLHVAGYKY encoded by the exons atgtctgCCTTCGTCGGGAAATACGCAG AGGAGCTGATCAAGACGGCCAAGTACATCGCGACGCCGGGGAAGGGCATCCTGGCGGCGGACGAGTCGACGGGCACCATCGGGAAGCGGCTGGCGAGCATCAACGTGGAGAACGTGGAGGCCAACCGGCAGGCGCTGCGGGAGATGCTCTTCACGGCGCCGGGCGCCCTGGAGTACCTCTCCGGCGTCATCCTCTTCGAGGAGACGCTCTACCAGACGGCCGCCGACGGCACCCCGTTCGTCGACATCCTCAAGGCCGGCAACGTCGTCCCGGGCATCAAGGTGGACAAGGGCACCGTGGACATCGCGGGGACCGTCGGCGAGACCACCACCCAGGGCCTCGACTCCCTGGGCGCGCGCTGCGCCAAGTACTACGAGGCCGGCGCGCGCTTCGCCAAGTGGCGCGCCGTGCTCAAGATCGGGCCCGGCGCCGAGCCGTCCGAGCTCGCCGTGAAGCAGAACGCCGAGGGGCTGGCCCGGTACGCGCTCATCTGCCAGGAGAACGGGCTGGTCCCCATCGTGGAGCCCGAGATCCTCACCGACGGGCCGCACGACATCAAGGcctgcgccgccgccaccgagcGCGTCCTCGCCGCCGTCTACAAGTCGCTCAACGACCACAAGGTGCTCCtcgagggcaccctcctcaagcccAACATGGTCACCCCCGGCTCCGACAGCCCCAAG GTTGGCGCGGAGGTGATAGCGGAGTACACGGTGGCGGCGCTGCGGCGCACGGTGCCGCCGGCGGTGCCCGGGGTGGTGTTCCTGTCGGGCGGGCAGAGCGAGGAGCAGGCGACGCAGAACCTGGATGCCATGAACAAGCTGCCGGTGCTCAAGCCCTGGACGCTCACCTTCTCCTTCGGCCGGGCGCTGCAGCAGAGCACCATCAAGAAgtgggccggcaagaaggagaacGTCGCCGACGCGCAGGCCACCTTCCTCGCGCGGTGCAAGGGCAACTCCGAGGCCACGCTCGGCAAGTACGGCGGCGCGGCCGCCGGTGGGGACGCCGCCGCGTCCGAGAGCTTGCACGTCGCGGGGTACAAGTACTAG
- the LOC123148236 gene encoding E3 ubiquitin-protein ligase RGLG2 produces the protein MEKKAPKPSYNSAYGYGNSSTGSNSRYATAPPGLSPWYASSAGNNVQQPEAQATLQRKYSRIGDDYRTVTQVTEALAQAGLESSNLIVGIDFTKSNQWTGKNSYNRRCLHDIGRTPNPYEQAISIIGRTLSDFDEDNLIPCFGFGDASTHDKDVFSFYPEDRPCTGFEEALERYRQIVPALRLSGPTSFAPIIETAIGIVDSTGGQYHVLLIIADGQVTRNVDTQSGQLSQQEWDTINAIVKASQFPLSIVLVGVGDGPWDMMHKFDDNIPARSFDNFQFVNFTEIMSKSIAADRKEAEFALSALMEIPTQYKATLDLQLLGRRQGLPPRVPLPPPTKTASSRSTSSDQQAGVYSRSSVFGQQTSGFQQSDSFKQRQHAATRRPDSHSSESSESTLSCAICMDKSKDLAFGCGHQTCYDCGGKLVRCPMCQKHITTRIRLY, from the exons ATGGAGAAAAAGGCCCCCAAACCTTCATACAACTCTGCTTATGGTTACGGGAATTCATCAACAGGGTCTAACTCGAGATATGCAACTGCACCCCCGGGTTTGAGCCCGTGGTATGCCTCTTCTGCGGGCAACAATGTGCAGCAACCAGAAGCACAAGCCACTCTGCAGAGGAAGTACTCCAGGATTGGCGATGACTACCGCACTGTGACTCAA GTGACTGAAGCTTTGGCACAAGCCGGTCTTGAATCTTCAAACCTTATTGTAGGCATTGATTTTACGAAAAGTAACCAATGGACAG GAAAAAATTCCTATAATCGGCGTTGTCTGCATGATATTGGAAGAACTCCAAACCCGTATGAGCAAGCCATATCTATTATTGGAAGGACACTCTCGGATTTTGATGAAGACAATTTGATTCCCTGCTTTGGATTTGGTGATG CGTCAACTCATGACAAGGACGTATTCAGCTTTTATCCAGAGGACCGCCCTTGCACTGGATTTGAAGAGGCATTAGAAAGATACAGACAAATCGTTCCAGCTCTTCGATTATCTG GACCAACATCTTTCGCTCCAATAATCGAGACAGCAATTGGGATCGTGGACAGCACTGGTGGCCAATATCATGTTCTTCTGATAATTGCTGATGGACAG GTTACTCGAAATGTGGATACACAGTCTGGGCAGTTAAGCCAACAGGAGTGGGACACCATTAACGCTATAGTGAAAGCTAG CCAGTTTCCCTTGTCTATTGTTCTCGTTGGGGTCGGTGATGGACCGTGGGATATGATGCATAAGTTTGACGACAACATACCTGCTCGGTCATTCGACAATTTCCAG TTTGTGAATTTCACTGAAATCATGTCAAAGAGCATAGCAGCTGACAGAAAAGAGGCTGAATTTGCGCTGTCAGCATTGATGGAAATCCCTACGCAGTACAAAGCAACACTTGATCTCCAACTCCTCGG TCGTCGCCAAGGACTACCTCCAAGAGTTCCTCTGCCTCCACCAACAAAGACTGCTTCTTCACGGTCTACTAGCTCTGACCAACAGGCTGGTGTTTATTCACGGTCTAGTGTCTTTGGCCAACAAACAAGTGGGTTTCAGCAATCAGACAGTTTCAAACAGCGACAGCATGCAGCTACAAGGAGGCCTGACAGTCATTCATCAGAAAGTTCAGAAAGCACACTT TCATGCGCCATATGTATGGATAAATCAAAGGATCTTGCATTTGGATGTGGACATCAG ACTTGCTATGACTGCGGGGGAAAATTGGTGCGCTGCCCTATGTGCCAGAAGCACATAACCACCAGGATCAGGCTGTACTGA